One Nostoc sp. UHCC 0302 DNA window includes the following coding sequences:
- a CDS encoding ParB N-terminal domain-containing protein — MSFIAIDKVSIQPNRRPLNDQKVAELMQSIKANGLLNPITLDQNFNLIAGLHRLTACKLLGLEQIEYRIITYEDVDHARLAEIDENLIRNELEALERAELWLERDQILERIGLRAQSGENQYTKKGGEIDSPPSKTTIQLAQEAGYNKRTYQLGKQIAKNIDPEVKEVIKKTPIARSHSTLLKIARAGTEEREQAEQAEQKAQEAKRQQKQEEMETQAKLAAEARTKLKEKQLIALQSSTAQKQAKQSIKSARPQVEKKINTTPILPEAELGDEWILGRHLIYCGDTAEDKFIGLLPSNAALAIATLSFEWNHDYLINEAHIVAVLAREGHIQDFCACHRMPFRFEWVLGELYVGIYSQDPILKPEKPVGIEGVEGIVAYLISLYTKHDNFVLAPSLGNAELLIACERMGRICFAGDKATENVDRAITRWQKWTGQEAKREKHCYT; from the coding sequence ATGTCCTTTATTGCCATTGATAAGGTTAGTATCCAGCCCAACAGGCGTCCTCTGAACGACCAAAAAGTTGCTGAGTTGATGCAATCTATTAAGGCGAACGGACTCTTGAACCCTATAACCCTCGATCAAAATTTTAATCTAATTGCAGGGCTGCACCGCCTAACTGCTTGCAAGCTCTTGGGGCTGGAACAGATTGAATACCGGATTATTACTTATGAAGATGTAGACCATGCCAGATTGGCTGAAATCGATGAAAACCTCATTCGTAATGAACTAGAAGCCTTAGAACGAGCTGAACTCTGGCTAGAGAGAGACCAAATATTAGAGCGGATAGGTCTGCGTGCTCAATCTGGAGAGAACCAATACACCAAAAAAGGGGGTGAAATTGATTCACCCCCTAGTAAAACAACGATACAACTAGCTCAAGAGGCAGGTTATAACAAGCGGACATATCAATTAGGAAAGCAAATTGCTAAAAATATTGACCCAGAAGTTAAGGAGGTGATTAAGAAAACACCTATTGCCAGGAGTCACTCCACTTTGTTAAAAATAGCCAGAGCGGGTACTGAAGAGCGTGAGCAGGCAGAACAGGCAGAACAAAAAGCACAAGAAGCAAAACGTCAGCAAAAGCAAGAAGAAATGGAAACACAAGCTAAGTTAGCAGCAGAGGCTAGAACCAAGCTCAAAGAAAAGCAATTGATTGCACTACAAAGCTCTACTGCTCAAAAGCAGGCAAAACAGTCTATAAAATCTGCTAGACCCCAAGTTGAAAAAAAAATCAATACTACTCCAATTCTACCAGAGGCAGAGTTAGGAGATGAGTGGATACTTGGTAGGCATTTAATTTACTGTGGTGATACGGCTGAGGATAAATTTATTGGACTTCTTCCTTCCAATGCTGCTTTAGCGATCGCTACTCTTTCATTTGAGTGGAATCATGATTATCTCATTAATGAAGCTCACATTGTCGCTGTGTTAGCTCGTGAAGGACATATCCAAGATTTTTGTGCTTGCCATCGTATGCCCTTTAGATTTGAGTGGGTCTTAGGTGAATTATACGTCGGGATTTACTCTCAAGATCCCATTCTCAAACCAGAGAAGCCTGTTGGTATTGAGGGTGTAGAAGGAATTGTTGCTTATTTAATCAGTTTGTATACAAAACATGATAACTTTGTGCTTGCACCTTCTTTGGGAAACGCTGAATTATTAATTGCCTGTGAAAGGATGGGACGCATCTGCTTTGCTGGTGACAAAGCTACAGAGAATGTTGATCGGGCGATCACTCGGTGGCAAAAGTGGACAGGACAAGAGGCGAAAAGAGAAAAACACTGTTATACGTAA
- a CDS encoding formylglycine-generating enzyme family protein, whose product MPRCPVCQTKYIAEAENCSLCGWNLQAHSLIIGLIPEVSSKEQARLEWAQKQWAMIKPHKEQIQQLQFQLQQANQTIAQLQSELEQATQLRNKLSATLQQREIILTPIHSLVLELAEAQPQAEILELEQPHPLETAPIAEAQPQAEILELEQPHQLETALPIKVQTLIFQVVAVDTQGQLANCDGSEAHYFQEELENVALDMIILPGGVFWMGSQEAEQGRENHEEPLHQVTIEPFCMGRFTITQAQWRAIANLPTINRSLNPDPAHTKGENQPVEQVSWHDAIEFCARLTKLTRRDYRLPSEAEWEYACRARTTTPFHFGETITPELANYDGNYIYNLEPVGQYRQRTVPVGSFQVANAFGLCDMHGNVWEWCADAWHDNYQQAPCEATITSQLRLESPLFKRNCLRQFSRHRLLKFL is encoded by the coding sequence ATGCCTCGATGTCCTGTTTGCCAAACAAAATACATTGCAGAAGCCGAGAATTGCTCATTATGTGGTTGGAACCTCCAAGCACACTCTTTAATAATTGGGTTGATTCCAGAAGTTTCCTCGAAAGAGCAGGCAAGATTGGAATGGGCACAAAAGCAATGGGCAATGATCAAACCTCATAAAGAACAAATCCAGCAACTCCAGTTCCAACTTCAACAAGCAAACCAAACCATAGCCCAACTTCAATCTGAGTTAGAGCAAGCAACGCAACTGCGTAACAAACTTTCAGCAACCTTACAACAACGAGAAATCATCTTAACGCCGATTCATTCTCTAGTCTTAGAACTAGCCGAAGCACAACCCCAAGCTGAAATTTTGGAACTTGAACAACCCCACCCATTAGAAACAGCCCCAATAGCCGAAGCACAACCCCAGGCTGAAATTTTGGAACTTGAACAACCCCACCAACTAGAAACAGCTTTACCAATCAAGGTGCAAACTTTGATTTTTCAGGTAGTGGCTGTTGATACACAGGGACAACTGGCTAATTGCGATGGAAGTGAAGCTCACTACTTCCAGGAAGAACTAGAGAATGTTGCTTTAGATATGATTATCCTGCCAGGGGGTGTCTTTTGGATGGGTTCTCAAGAGGCGGAACAAGGGCGAGAAAATCACGAAGAACCTCTGCATCAGGTAACAATTGAGCCTTTTTGTATGGGAAGATTTACAATTACTCAGGCACAATGGCGCGCGATCGCTAATTTACCAACTATTAATCGCTCTCTCAATCCTGATCCAGCCCATACTAAAGGCGAAAACCAACCTGTAGAACAAGTTTCATGGCACGATGCGATCGAATTTTGTGCCCGACTAACCAAACTCACCAGACGAGATTATCGCTTACCAAGCGAAGCAGAATGGGAGTACGCCTGTCGCGCTAGAACAACAACACCTTTCCATTTTGGTGAAACCATTACACCCGAACTAGCTAATTATGATGGCAATTACATCTACAACTTAGAACCTGTAGGTCAATATCGCCAACGGACAGTACCAGTAGGAAGTTTTCAAGTTGCTAACGCATTTGGACTATGCGATATGCATGGTAACGTATGGGAGTGGTGTGCCGATGCTTGGCACGACAACTATCAACAAGCTCCCTGTGAAGCTACGATCACGAGCCAACTGCGATTGGAATCGCCACTATTCAAGAGAAATTGTTTAAGGCAATTCAGCAGGCATCGATTGTTGAAATTCCTATAG
- a CDS encoding heavy metal translocating P-type ATPase, whose translation MFKAIQQASIVEIPIGWTGEEKEKANNEVDFVERLGFPLAGLVLSLGAMVGLPIPPVLIGAVVFVGAIPVFKRAWDAIQEERQLTIDFLDGLAIALHTATGHFFAPSFMLGLVEGGEAIRDMTARGSERASLDLLDCLSKTAFVIRDGQVVEIPTQDVIVGDHVVVYPGDQIPVDGVVMEGTGIIDQCKLTGESVPVTRTVGEEVFASTLLVDGTLTILSERVGNNTRAGVIVNLMQAAPVHDTRVENYAATVANQMVIPTLLIGTGVGIFSGNLSRAIALLTLDFGTGIRVSVPTTILSVLTYAARNGVLIRSGRAIEMLATIDTVVCDKTGTLTIGHAGVNDIDVMEVRLTKDEILCYAASAEKGLTHPIAEAIVHHAKDTGVALKECEEWEYKIGLGAVAKIDGMNIIVGSPRFMKQENVDLEEYDVRYPDAKSGGQSLVYVAGDGRLLGVIRYSDPPRPESKEVIRELKEMGITVHMLTGDVTRVANSIANNLGIHPNNVTAEAFPEKKVEVVKGLHDSGKVVAFCGDGINDSAALAYADASISFAGATDIARETADVVLMEDDLRGLIMAVKCARQAMDIIWQNTMIVAVPNLGALISGIFFALDPLLAVVINNGTAILAELNGLRPLIGPGEVMPLGHQLSAAEIAEEEKRLQERSHRSEAVNISPTSIEVETEVVVLSSDVEEPQTNDLGVSESKLETANIV comes from the coding sequence TTGTTTAAGGCAATTCAGCAGGCATCGATTGTTGAAATTCCTATAGGATGGACTGGTGAAGAGAAGGAAAAAGCTAACAACGAAGTAGACTTTGTAGAACGTTTAGGCTTTCCTTTAGCAGGTTTAGTACTCAGTTTGGGTGCAATGGTTGGGCTGCCAATTCCTCCTGTTTTGATTGGTGCTGTTGTATTTGTTGGTGCAATTCCAGTATTCAAACGAGCATGGGATGCTATCCAAGAAGAGCGTCAATTAACCATTGACTTCTTGGATGGTTTAGCGATCGCGTTGCACACAGCAACGGGACATTTCTTTGCTCCATCTTTTATGTTAGGTCTGGTAGAAGGAGGCGAAGCCATCCGGGATATGACGGCGCGGGGTAGTGAACGGGCATCGCTCGACCTTCTAGATTGCTTGAGTAAGACCGCCTTCGTGATCCGCGATGGACAAGTTGTAGAAATTCCCACTCAAGATGTGATTGTTGGTGATCATGTTGTTGTCTATCCTGGTGACCAGATTCCTGTTGACGGCGTTGTTATGGAAGGGACAGGGATTATTGACCAGTGCAAACTCACGGGTGAATCAGTACCCGTCACTCGCACAGTCGGAGAAGAAGTCTTTGCTTCTACCTTATTGGTCGATGGTACATTAACCATTCTGTCAGAACGAGTTGGCAACAACACTCGTGCTGGTGTGATTGTCAACCTGATGCAGGCTGCACCTGTACATGATACACGGGTTGAAAACTACGCAGCAACAGTGGCAAATCAAATGGTAATTCCCACCTTGTTAATTGGTACAGGTGTGGGCATTTTTAGCGGCAACCTCAGCCGAGCGATCGCATTGCTGACCCTAGACTTTGGTACAGGAATTCGGGTTTCTGTACCTACAACAATTCTATCGGTTCTCACCTACGCGGCTCGCAATGGCGTACTGATCCGCAGTGGTCGCGCTATTGAAATGTTAGCGACCATTGACACCGTTGTTTGTGACAAAACAGGAACACTAACTATTGGTCATGCAGGTGTCAATGATATTGATGTTATGGAAGTCCGCTTAACCAAAGATGAAATTTTGTGTTATGCGGCTAGTGCTGAGAAAGGTCTAACCCATCCCATTGCTGAGGCGATCGTTCATCACGCCAAAGATACAGGTGTTGCCCTCAAAGAATGTGAAGAGTGGGAATATAAGATTGGTCTGGGTGCAGTAGCAAAAATCGACGGTATGAATATCATTGTCGGTAGCCCCCGATTCATGAAGCAAGAAAACGTGGATTTGGAGGAATACGACGTTCGCTATCCCGATGCCAAATCAGGCGGTCAATCCCTAGTTTACGTAGCAGGTGATGGTAGACTGCTTGGCGTGATCCGTTACAGTGATCCACCACGTCCAGAAAGCAAAGAAGTCATCCGCGAACTCAAGGAGATGGGCATTACTGTGCATATGCTCACAGGTGATGTGACACGGGTTGCTAACTCCATCGCTAATAATCTCGGCATCCATCCCAATAATGTCACTGCTGAAGCTTTCCCAGAAAAGAAAGTAGAAGTAGTTAAAGGATTACACGACAGTGGTAAGGTTGTGGCATTCTGCGGCGATGGCATTAACGACTCTGCCGCTCTGGCTTACGCCGATGCTTCAATATCCTTTGCAGGTGCCACCGACATCGCCAGAGAAACAGCCGATGTGGTGCTGATGGAAGATGACCTGCGCGGCTTAATCATGGCGGTTAAATGTGCGCGTCAAGCAATGGATATTATTTGGCAGAACACCATGATCGTAGCAGTTCCCAACTTAGGTGCGTTAATCTCCGGTATTTTCTTCGCTCTCGATCCACTTTTAGCGGTAGTAATCAACAACGGTACTGCGATCCTGGCAGAACTGAATGGTCTACGTCCGCTTATCGGCCCTGGTGAAGTTATGCCACTAGGACATCAGTTAAGTGCAGCTGAAATTGCTGAGGAAGAAAAGCGATTACAAGAACGTAGTCATAGATCCGAAGCAGTTAATATTTCACCAACTTCTATAGAAGTAGAGACTGAAGTAGTAGTTCTTTCGTCTGATGTGGAAGAACCTCAAACTAATGATTTGGGTGTGAGTGAGTCTAAATTAGAGACAGCAAACATAGTTTAG
- a CDS encoding manganese efflux pump — MHILSALLLAIAVNIDNFAVGIAYGIKKLQIGWLTNLFIGLISAIGTYLAISVGNDIKNYLSVNVANALGSFILIAVGIWSIWKTLKRQRRKVKMRQEMSFLVAAGSNRAISNSCHKNFSEEFSQEFLQEFSYEKFLEHPEKADVDRSGYIDVQESIALAFGLTLNNLGSGFGGGISNLNVAITTFLVFILSLLGISGGYFLGDRFTTKISGLWAGILSAALVIITGVCEYFLMP; from the coding sequence ATGCATATCCTATCTGCTCTATTACTTGCGATCGCGGTTAACATCGATAATTTTGCCGTTGGTATCGCTTACGGAATTAAAAAACTCCAAATCGGCTGGCTTACTAACCTATTTATTGGTTTAATTTCCGCAATCGGCACATATCTGGCGATTTCTGTCGGAAATGACATTAAGAATTACTTGTCTGTAAATGTCGCCAATGCATTAGGTAGCTTTATCTTGATAGCCGTCGGAATTTGGAGTATTTGGAAAACACTCAAACGCCAACGTAGAAAAGTTAAAATGCGTCAAGAAATGAGTTTTTTAGTTGCAGCAGGTTCAAACCGGGCGATATCTAATAGCTGCCATAAAAATTTTTCAGAAGAATTTTCTCAAGAATTCTTGCAAGAATTTTCTTACGAAAAATTCTTGGAACATCCTGAAAAAGCAGATGTAGACCGCTCAGGTTATATTGATGTACAAGAATCTATTGCTCTGGCGTTTGGCTTGACTCTCAATAATCTAGGTTCAGGATTCGGTGGTGGAATTTCTAACTTAAATGTGGCTATTACCACCTTTTTAGTTTTTATCCTCAGCTTGTTGGGAATATCAGGTGGGTACTTTCTAGGCGATCGCTTTACGACTAAGATATCTGGACTTTGGGCTGGTATCCTTTCAGCAGCTCTGGTTATCATCACTGGGGTGTGTGAATATTTCCTTATGCCTTAG
- a CDS encoding DUF1345 domain-containing protein: MEFSILLSLLENSKPRLLLSLVLSGVVFLLISPASLEFRLLAAWDTGVLCFLILVGLMMIGANHEQTRNRAQRQEIDHLAIFILVVFVAFASLFIIAAVLAKHKDSFTPEVGLSIVAIICSWLLMHTTFVLHYAAFYYRKPSFASETEYIGGLDFSSGEPPDYLDFMYFAFTLGMTSQTSDTALVSSAMRRLALGHTVMSFFFYSVILTLAISIISGLM; this comes from the coding sequence ATGGAATTTAGCATTTTACTTAGTCTGCTTGAAAATTCTAAACCTCGTTTGCTGTTATCGTTGGTACTGTCCGGGGTCGTTTTTCTGTTGATATCGCCTGCAAGCTTGGAATTTCGCCTGCTTGCGGCTTGGGATACGGGAGTTTTATGTTTTCTAATACTAGTAGGTTTAATGATGATTGGCGCGAATCATGAACAGACACGCAATCGCGCACAGCGACAGGAAATTGACCATCTGGCAATTTTTATTTTGGTTGTTTTTGTAGCTTTTGCTAGTTTGTTTATTATTGCAGCAGTGCTAGCAAAACATAAAGATAGTTTTACTCCTGAAGTTGGGCTGTCCATAGTGGCAATTATCTGCTCTTGGCTGCTGATGCACACTACTTTTGTGCTGCATTATGCCGCATTTTATTACCGTAAGCCTTCCTTTGCTTCAGAGACAGAATATATAGGAGGGCTAGATTTCTCTAGTGGAGAACCGCCTGACTATTTGGACTTTATGTATTTCGCATTTACCCTGGGTATGACCTCCCAAACTTCGGACACAGCACTTGTCTCATCTGCCATGCGACGACTAGCTTTAGGACATACAGTAATGTCATTCTTTTTCTACAGCGTCATTCTCACTCTCGCGATCAGCATTATTTCTGGGCTGATGTAA
- a CDS encoding heavy metal translocating P-type ATPase, which produces MPTPTGYEIPIKNQFQEIDYEIVHITQERLRIRIPRLADDPEYASSLSWLIESFDFIVSVRINQPSSSLIVYYEPDVSVTTVQKSLLNSIQQASVVDLPPETVPIKTELRPEIDWIERLGLPMLSLGLAVVSSQLTLPIPGLVIGGLIAVAAAPFVARLIETTVKERRLDADILDVLWLGLYTIKGDFVGPSLMLSLMETGDVLRDATARASERQFMDLFMGMDKFAKVERDGQEVQVPLKDVQKGDRVIVYPGEMIPVSGRVLRGTALIDEHKLTGESTLVSRSEGQVVHASTLLLEGKICILTKRIGKNTRLGVTVELLQSAPVHDTRVEDYAAKVADATIVPTLLLSGAIFAVTRDVSRSLAPLHLDFSHSIRIAVPSTVLAALTYAARHGIYIRSGRALEILARTDTVVFDKTGTLTQGNAEVVAIKTARPKISSAYVLQVAASAEQGNTHPVASAILRYAQENNIKTRPCEAWDYRIGFGVVAQISGQRILAGSYRLMLQEGIDVNPTHQLHPELRSGSQSTVYVAMGGELLGVILYTDPVRPESAEVISVLESQGQQTYMLSGDNQRVANRVAQELGIQSSHVYAESFPDQKVDVIRQLQSQERTVVFIGEGINDAAALAHADVSISFASGIDIARETADVVLLDDDLRGIPHAIAIAKQAMDIIYQNTALIAVPNIGVVLAGVLFAFDPVLGVIISNGSALIAELNSFRPLFNAQAVPSFDAAALKYTPDAKHPVKSASPADSKQLKLLTPSPA; this is translated from the coding sequence ATGCCCACGCCAACAGGATATGAAATTCCGATCAAAAATCAATTTCAGGAAATAGATTATGAAATTGTCCACATAACTCAAGAGCGACTTCGGATTCGTATACCTCGACTAGCCGATGATCCAGAGTATGCAAGTTCGCTGAGTTGGCTGATAGAATCTTTTGATTTTATTGTTAGTGTGCGGATCAACCAGCCATCTAGCTCGTTAATTGTCTATTATGAACCCGACGTGTCTGTAACAACGGTACAAAAAAGCTTGTTAAATAGCATTCAGCAAGCTAGCGTCGTTGACCTTCCGCCGGAGACAGTGCCAATAAAAACAGAACTAAGACCAGAAATCGACTGGATAGAGCGGCTTGGACTACCTATGCTCAGCTTGGGTTTGGCTGTGGTTTCTAGCCAGTTGACGCTACCTATCCCAGGTTTAGTAATTGGTGGCTTAATTGCTGTGGCTGCTGCACCCTTTGTGGCTAGGCTTATAGAAACAACTGTAAAAGAACGACGACTAGATGCGGATATTCTTGACGTACTTTGGCTGGGTCTTTACACCATTAAAGGAGACTTTGTAGGCCCGTCACTTATGTTGAGTTTAATGGAAACAGGGGATGTGCTGCGAGATGCCACCGCTCGCGCTTCGGAACGGCAATTTATGGATTTGTTCATGGGAATGGATAAATTTGCCAAGGTGGAACGGGACGGACAAGAGGTGCAGGTTCCTCTAAAAGATGTGCAAAAAGGCGATCGCGTTATTGTCTATCCAGGTGAGATGATTCCAGTGAGTGGGAGAGTACTGCGGGGTACAGCATTAATTGATGAACATAAACTCACCGGAGAGTCTACGTTAGTTTCTCGCTCCGAAGGACAGGTAGTTCACGCCTCTACTTTGTTGTTAGAAGGCAAGATCTGCATACTAACAAAACGAATTGGCAAAAATACCCGCTTAGGAGTGACAGTCGAACTCTTGCAATCTGCTCCAGTTCATGATACACGCGTTGAAGATTATGCAGCCAAAGTTGCTGATGCAACCATTGTACCAACCCTGCTATTAAGCGGTGCAATTTTTGCTGTTACAAGAGATGTATCGCGATCACTTGCTCCTTTGCACCTCGATTTTAGCCACAGCATTCGCATTGCCGTACCTTCTACGGTTCTAGCGGCGCTTACCTACGCTGCGCGGCATGGCATCTACATCCGTAGCGGACGTGCCTTGGAAATTTTAGCACGGACAGATACAGTTGTTTTTGACAAAACCGGAACTTTAACCCAAGGTAATGCCGAAGTTGTAGCGATCAAAACCGCCAGACCAAAAATTTCTTCAGCTTATGTCTTACAAGTTGCCGCGTCGGCAGAACAAGGTAACACTCATCCTGTAGCTAGTGCAATTCTACGTTATGCCCAAGAGAATAATATCAAAACTCGACCTTGTGAAGCTTGGGATTATCGCATCGGCTTTGGTGTTGTTGCCCAAATTTCTGGACAACGGATTTTGGCAGGTAGCTATCGTCTCATGCTACAAGAAGGTATTGATGTTAATCCCACTCATCAACTTCATCCAGAGCTAAGATCAGGTAGCCAATCTACAGTATATGTGGCTATGGGTGGTGAGTTGTTAGGCGTGATTTTGTATACAGACCCCGTCCGTCCAGAAAGTGCCGAAGTAATTTCCGTCTTAGAAAGCCAAGGTCAGCAGACCTATATGTTAAGTGGCGATAACCAACGAGTTGCTAATCGTGTAGCTCAGGAGCTGGGCATTCAAAGTAGTCATGTTTATGCAGAATCATTTCCTGATCAAAAAGTCGATGTCATTCGCCAACTTCAAAGCCAAGAGCGGACTGTAGTTTTCATTGGAGAAGGTATCAATGATGCCGCAGCTTTAGCACATGCGGATGTTTCTATTTCTTTTGCTAGTGGTATTGATATTGCGCGAGAAACCGCCGATGTAGTCCTCTTAGATGATGATCTGCGGGGCATACCTCACGCCATTGCGATCGCAAAACAAGCAATGGATATTATTTACCAAAATACTGCCCTCATCGCTGTACCAAATATTGGTGTAGTACTTGCAGGCGTTTTATTTGCTTTTGATCCAGTTTTAGGTGTCATTATCAGTAATGGCTCAGCCCTGATTGCCGAGTTAAACAGTTTCCGTCCCCTGTTTAATGCCCAAGCAGTTCCTAGCTTTGATGCAGCTGCACTCAAATACACACCCGATGCTAAACACCCCGTTAAATCTGCTAGCCCTGCTGATTCTAAGCAATTGAAACTACTTACTCCCAGTCCTGCATAA
- a CDS encoding universal stress protein: protein MFRKILVALNRCDDISEYIFQEALELAKATKASLKLLHVLSVDEKESPNILTLINTLENKKRWEEFEKPGLDLLKSFTEQAIAAGVSTEYYQGLGRPGHIICETARVWEAGLIVIGRRGLSGMSELILGSVSNYVTHYAPCSVFIIQNPE from the coding sequence ATGTTTCGTAAAATTCTCGTCGCCCTCAATCGCTGTGACGATATCAGCGAGTATATCTTTCAAGAAGCACTGGAGTTAGCAAAAGCCACTAAGGCATCTTTAAAGCTGCTCCACGTTCTATCTGTTGATGAAAAAGAAAGCCCAAATATCTTGACCTTGATTAATACTCTAGAGAATAAGAAACGTTGGGAAGAGTTTGAAAAACCCGGTCTGGATTTACTCAAATCTTTCACAGAACAAGCGATCGCTGCCGGAGTATCAACTGAATATTACCAAGGTTTAGGCCGACCCGGTCATATTATTTGCGAAACTGCCCGTGTCTGGGAGGCTGGATTAATTGTCATCGGACGGCGGGGGCTTTCTGGTATGAGCGAACTAATTTTGGGCAGTGTCAGCAACTATGTCACCCACTATGCTCCTTGCTCAGTATTCATCATACAAAACCCAGAATAA
- a CDS encoding DUF5132 domain-containing protein: MFELEALLLGLEPMTAAVIGVGALAIAPIVGAVDAATGHNLSDSARSTAKTGLIWVFEAFDKVQASAAEASESFQDLIAEAKSDIRSSKNGKSEVAPREVTIG, from the coding sequence ATGTTTGAACTAGAAGCTTTATTGTTAGGACTAGAGCCAATGACTGCTGCGGTAATTGGTGTTGGGGCACTGGCTATTGCACCTATCGTTGGTGCTGTAGATGCTGCAACGGGTCATAATTTATCAGACTCAGCGCGATCTACAGCTAAGACTGGATTAATTTGGGTTTTTGAAGCCTTTGACAAAGTACAAGCTAGTGCTGCTGAAGCTTCTGAATCCTTCCAAGATTTGATAGCAGAAGCTAAATCTGATATCAGGTCTTCCAAGAATGGCAAAAGTGAAGTAGCTCCCCGTGAGGTAACGATTGGATAA
- a CDS encoding DUF1345 domain-containing protein produces the protein MSGLLFGHSLLSHLDSKTRLGLTIMLAMTVFLRLPNTIHLANRILTAWILGVFCFLTLVVLMMCSATPQKTRYRAQRQEAQHLAVFLLVVITACTSIFAIGLMQAINDNKNIPESTLALQIALSLVAVICSWFLTHTIFALHYATCYYHPDFLNEEIGYVGGLSFPGDELPDYWDFMYFSFTIGMTAQTSDISLPGLGMRRLAIGHAMISFFFYMVILASSVNVASGLI, from the coding sequence ATGAGTGGTCTTTTATTTGGGCATAGTTTGCTCTCGCATTTAGATTCAAAAACCCGCCTGGGGCTAACTATTATGTTGGCAATGACAGTTTTTTTACGGCTGCCAAATACCATACATTTAGCCAATCGCATTCTTACAGCTTGGATTTTAGGAGTTTTCTGCTTTTTGACATTAGTAGTGTTGATGATGTGTAGTGCAACTCCCCAAAAAACGCGTTATCGCGCTCAACGTCAAGAAGCTCAGCATTTAGCTGTTTTTCTTTTAGTAGTCATTACTGCCTGTACAAGTATCTTTGCGATTGGGCTAATGCAAGCAATTAACGACAACAAAAATATTCCTGAATCTACCTTAGCACTGCAAATTGCGCTGTCTTTAGTAGCTGTGATCTGTTCTTGGTTTCTGACTCACACCATATTCGCGCTCCACTATGCCACCTGCTACTACCATCCAGATTTCTTGAACGAGGAGATAGGATATGTTGGCGGCTTGAGTTTTCCAGGCGATGAGTTACCTGACTATTGGGACTTTATGTATTTTTCTTTCACTATCGGCATGACAGCTCAAACCTCAGATATTTCGCTTCCAGGCTTGGGAATGCGAAGGCTTGCTATAGGACATGCAATGATTTCTTTTTTCTTTTACATGGTGATTTTAGCTTCGAGCGTGAATGTGGCATCGGGGCTGATTTAA
- a CDS encoding transposase, with translation MRLIRNQKGTNFWIYGAIEPLTGDRFLYEYPKLDGECFQQFLDWLSVQLSSDYAILQIDQASAHTSSAISWPENIIPLFQPPSAPELNPIERLWQALKKPLKNQLFSSLQALREPDFSR, from the coding sequence ATCAGGCTTATTAGAAATCAAAAAGGCACTAACTTTTGGATTTATGGTGCAATTGAACCATTGACTGGAGATCGTTTCCTTTATGAATATCCAAAACTAGATGGCGAATGTTTTCAACAGTTTTTAGACTGGCTATCTGTGCAATTAAGCTCAGATTATGCAATTTTACAAATTGACCAAGCATCGGCTCATACAAGTTCAGCGATTAGCTGGCCAGAGAATATTATTCCTCTATTTCAACCACCATCGGCTCCTGAACTCAATCCTATCGAAAGGCTTTGGCAAGCTCTCAAGAAACCTCTCAAAAATCAACTTTTCTCTTCTTTACAAGCTTTACGCGAACCTGACTTTTCCCGTTAA